In Trichoderma atroviride chromosome 2, complete sequence, one DNA window encodes the following:
- a CDS encoding uncharacterized protein (EggNog:ENOG41): MAKRSCDFCVQRKTRCDNGSPCRKCLDAQPPLDCTYSRPVLKRGPKTSKLTQRCNWKWRAEGQRQPRVASSCLDADSLGIAADVSASCYLKTERLALSILKPIIECYSSRLYPVWPVLYASSLLAMLEDAEANTLASLPSLLCIDDVYIMALALCSATMAQLNLGEMEDMSSHITSEYLEKECNRLRALTSYRENPSVEGALTSFFLHVYHARADNRNASMLFLQEGISIARLLRLDRIESEPSQLPNDWTDNQTTVIAQKRLVYILLWVSERGYAIQHDLPISILDTVQIPSAKLDDFDKYGKGLVELATLFVAFDAFFYRTTRYMHETSQPHSEKYRLITVQESLKTITPKLSEYDLVQQADYTITRHWMRVLLWQQAMSRSLLSSYAEHDSMTFLFPSQIAQEFLTSITMNSTEQLTSLGRDQLIKSFEVTNTLADVILCTTSAYNRSLLPSTHNSRRGSNYATHRESWKCGPADFLHALYQIISPFLTYDRRLYDMIRLKAADALLQAPSRIIPRSVDRVFKDTEMDADEEEDRGLILETVSELTAEADARNVESEGLGRLDDIEELLW; this comes from the exons ATGGCCAAGAGGTCATGCGATTTCTGTGTCCAGCGCAAAACGCGATGCGATAATGGCAGCCCATGCCGCAAATGTCTCGACGCACAACCTCCACTTGATTGCACTTACTCGAGGCCGGTGTTGAAGCGCGGCCCAAAGACTTCAAAGCTTACGCAGCGATGCAATTGGAAATGGAGGGCCGAGGGACAGAGACAGCCGCGGGTCGCAAGTAGTTGCCTTGATGCGGATTCATTGGGAATTGCGGCAGATGTCTCGGCTTCATGCTATTTGAAGACAGAAAGACTAGCTCTGTCGATACTCAAGCCGATAATCGAGTGCTACAGTTCTCGGTTGTATCCGGTCTGGCCAGTCCTCTATGCCTCGAGTCTTCTTGCTATGCTTGAGGATGCTGAAGCAAACACTTTGGCAAGTTTGCCGAGCTTGCTGTGTATCGACGATGTCTACATTATGGCATTGGCTCTGTGTTCTGCCACTATGGCTCAGCTGAACCttggcgagatggaggatATGTCTTCCCACATCACTAGTGAATACTTGGAGAAGGAGTGCAACCGACTTCGCGCCCTGACGAGCTATCGGGAGAACCCGTCGGTAGAAGGGGCTCTCACGTCCTTCTTTCTCCATGTCTACCACGCAAGAGCGGATAACAGAAATGCCTCCATGCTCTTCCTGCAAGAGGGCATCTCCATCGCTCGACTTCTCCGTCTAGATCGGATAGAATCTGAACCGAGCCAGCTTCCGAATGATTGGACGGATAACCAAACCACTGTAATTGCTCAGAAACGTCTAGTATACATCCTCTTGTGGGTGAGCGAAAG AGGCTACGCTATTCAACATGACCTTCCCATTTCTATACTCGATACAGTCCAGATACCGTCTGCCAAGTTGGATGATTTTGATAAATATGGAAAGGGGCTGGTCGAACTTGCCACGTTATTTGTAGCCTTTGACGCCTTCTTCTACCGTACCACTCGCTATATGCATGAAACATCTCAGCCTCATTCTGAAAAATATCGCCTTATAACAGTTCAGGAATCTTTGAAGACGATTACTCCAAAGCTTTCCGAGTATGACTTAGTACAACAAGCGGATTATACTATCACAAGGCATTGGATGCGAGTTCtgctttggcagcaagcCATGTCTCGGAGTCTACTTTCATCCTATGCTGAGCATGATTCAATGACTTTCCTCTTCCCATCCCAAATAGCTCAGGAGTTCCTCACGTCTATCACAATGAATTCTACGGAACAGTTGACATCATTGGGAAGAGATCAG TTGATTAAGTCTTTCGAAGTCACAAACACGCTGGCGGATGTAATACTATGCACTACGAGCGCCTACAACCGTTCTCTTCTACCCAGCACTCACAATTCTCGACGCGGATCAAATTATGCGACGCATAGAGAGAGCTGGAAATGCGGCCCAGCTGATTTTCTACATGCTTTGTACCAAATAATTTCGCCATTCTTGACGTATGATAGGCGATTGTACGACATGATACGACTAAAGGCGGCAGATGCACTCTTACAGGCGCCGAGCAGGATTATTCCAAGGAGCGTTGACAGGGTGTTTAAAGACACAGAGATGgatgcagatgaagaagaggatagaGGCCTAATTTTAGAGACAGTTTCCGAGCTTACAGCTGAGGCAGATGCTCGCAATGTTGAATCAGAGGGCCTAGGTAGGCTGGATGATATAGAGGAACTGCTCTGGTAG
- a CDS encoding uncharacterized protein (EggNog:ENOG41), with translation MCLATGDSSSTERATLTAAARALVPDHPAAHEALDVALKSLVPSLFYHSFRLFIYAQALLKTPSAGLPGSFESFKGIPLEPHVLFVACIYHDLSTLEKYDSNPKRFEIVAGDEAVAVLLKHGVSESAAREAWLAMSLHTTPHIPENLGGAAQAVRLGIKTEFRGYQLAKEALSEEQWRIINQDLPRLEIEKDLGNALAEQGIRNEEKVPRLTWAGELVKWAKANPGYEGVNQGF, from the coding sequence ATGTGTCTTGCAACCGGCGATTCCTCATCCACTGAGCGGGCCACATTGACGGCCGCCGCCAGAGCTCTGGTCCCCGATCATCCCGCTGCGCACGAGGCTCTTGACGTTGCTCTCAAGTCTCTGGTCCCGTCGCTCTTCTATCACAGCTTTCGATTGTTTATCTATGCTCAAGCGCTATTGAAGACGCCATCTGCGGGTCTCCCCGGTTCTTTCGAGTCCTTCAAGGGAATCCCACTTGAGCCCCATGTGCTCTTCGTTGCGTGCATCTACCACGACCTGAGCACACTCGAGAAATACGACAGCAACCCCAAGCGCTTCGAGATTGTTGCTGGCGACGAAGCAGTCGCGGTGCTTCTCAAGCACGGCGTGAGCGAATCTGCTGCCCGGGAGGCCTGGCTCGCAATGTCGCTTCACACAACCCCCCATATTCCAGAGAACTTGGGAGGTGCCGCGCAGGCTGTCCGACTGGGCATCAAGACCGAGTTTCGCGGATATCAGCTGGCAAAGGAGGCGCTGTCGGAGGAGCAGTGGAGGATTATCAACCAAGACCTGCCGCGTCTTGAGATTGAGAAGGATCTGGGAAATGCACTTGCGGAACAGGGAATTcgcaatgaagaaaaggtgCCCAGATTGACATGGGCAGGCGAGCTTGTGAAGTGGGCAAAGGCAAACCCGGGCTATGAAGGCGTCAACCAAGGGTTTTAG
- a CDS encoding uncharacterized protein (EggNog:ENOG41) produces the protein MKNAVAKFSGYAATRAARPLSTRSFMTTAKLSAATPPPQASENGAINPRWLSDLQGRLTKSLSLKLSPEDAGTVKDRLAYLDKNWLVLSAGREGFLAEPERRGVDGHAIQWGDMVRRPYPSDNALIREQY, from the coding sequence atgaagaacgcGGTTGCGAAATTCAGCGGCTATGCCGCAACTCGGGCCGCGCGACCGTTGTCAACCCGTTCCTTTATGACAACCGCTAAATTATCTGCAGCAACGCCGCCACCACAAGCATCGGAAAATGGAGCGATCAATCCGAGATGGCTATCAGATTTACAAGGCCGATTGACAAAATCCCTTTCTCTTAAACTTTCACCTGAGGACGCTGGAACGGTGAAAGATCGACTGGCGTATCTGGACAAGAACTGGCTCGTGCTTTCTGCTGGTCGAGAAGGGTTCTTGGCCGAGCCtgaaagaagaggagttGATGGCCACGCAATACAGTGGGGAGATATGGTGAGAAGACCCTATCCGTCTGATAATGCGTTAATCCGAGAGCAGTACTGA
- a CDS encoding uncharacterized protein (EggNog:ENOG41), which yields MILTSEQPMTFPDRITVLHKLVTKPDYSSDRFYLDVVVYSEQQRRPAAKCFEDIVVYDYKAAKKAPLKPFMVDELRATFDLQEQRKEDTEKKIAELHEFVEQVEGSAGTV from the coding sequence ATGATTCTAACATCAGAGCAGCCCATGACTTTTCCGGACCGCATCACAGTTTTGCACAAACTCGTCACAAAGCCAGATTATAGCTCCGATCGCTTCTACCTAGACGTTGTCGTGTATTCGGAGCAGCAACGGCGACCGGCAGCAAAGTGCTTTGAGGATATCGTGGTGTACGATTACAAGGCTGCGAAAAAGGCCCCTTTAAAACCGTTCATGGTTGATGAGTTGCGGGCGACGTTTGACCTGCAAGAACAGCGAAAAGAGGatacagaaaagaagataGCTGAGTTACATGAGTTTGTCGAGCAGGTGGAGGGTAGCGCTGGTACAGTATAG
- a CDS encoding uncharacterized protein (EggNog:ENOG41~CAZy:GH16~SECRETED:SignalP(1-19)) — protein MWSPKIAAAVLAFVGASNAWAPPSYSGYNLVWSDSFAGNGGTSPNTGNWNIITGYLNVNGEQETYSSSTQNVQLSGGNTLQIVPWNNGGSWTSGRLESTYTFTPAAGKVTAVEASIRFGTNAPANQQGMWPAFWMLGNSIRTGGGWPSCGEIDIMEVVNDQSTGHGTIHCDVYPGGICNEGNGIGGSTGINGGNTNFHTWRVQIDRTPSSWQSETITFFLDGAQYFQVAGSRINNQNVWNSLAHSPLFIILNVAVGGSFPGNTNGNTLGGYGSMMEVGYVAQYST, from the exons ATGTGGTCCCCTAAGattgctgccgctgttcTCGCCTTTGTTGGAGCTTCCAACGCTTGGGCTCCTCCCTCATACTCCGGTTACAACCTTGTTTGGTCCGACTCCTTCGCCGGCAATGGCGGTACTTCTCCCAACACTGGCAACTGGAACATCATCACCGGTTACCTGAACGTCAACGGCGAGCAGGAGACCTACTCCTCCAGCACCCAGAATGTTCAGCTCAGTGGTGGAAACACTCTCCAGATTGTCCCCTGGAAcaacggcggcagctggaCCTCTGGTCGTCTCGAGTCTACCTACACCTTCACCCCTGCTGCAGGCAAGGTGACCGCTGTCGAGGCTTCCATTCGCTTCGGTACCAACGCTCCGGCCAACCAGCAGGGCATGTGGCCTGCTTTCTGGATGCTGGGTAACTCCATCCGTACTGGTGGCGGCTGGCCTTCTTGCGGTGAGATCGACATCATGGAGGTGGTCAATGACCAGTCTACGGGCCACGGAACCATCCACTGCGATGTCTACCCCGGCGGTATCTGCAACGAGGGTAATGGTATCGGCGGCAGCACTGGCATCAACGGCGGCAACACCAACTTCCACACCTGGCGTGTCCAGATCGACCGTACGcccagcagctggcaatCCGAGACCATCACCTTCTTCCTCGACGGTGCTCAGTACTTCCAGGTCGCTGGTTCTCGCATCAACAACCAGAATGTCTGGAACAGCCTTGCCCACAGCCCTCTGTTCATCATTCTCAACGTCGCTGTTGGCGGCAGTTTC CCCGGAAACACCAACGGCAACACCCTGGGTGGCTACGGCAGCATGATGGAGGTTGGCTACGTCGCCCAGTACTCCACCTAA
- a CDS encoding uncharacterized protein (EggNog:ENOG41) → MSAAAAVFAPGSTALITGGASGVGLAIAKLCRSKGMKLLLVDRNAEALEKAKAEVGSSSSDVATSVLDVSKLEGWASLRDQAAKTFGSIELLVLNAGVGARGTWGDDDYFRTVLETNLFGVINGINTFLPVVQEAAKSRPTSVVITGSKQGITNPPGNAAYNASKSAVKTLAEHLSWDLRDTKTSVHLLVPGWTFTGMTGGGQTKEKPAGAWAPEQVADFLYKKMEQDKFYVICPDNETSEETDKKRMLWSTGDIIKERPPLTRWRPEWKEEATETIAKTKV, encoded by the exons ATGTCCGCCGCAGCTGCCGTCTTCGCTCCGGGCTCAACCGCTCTGATTACCGGCGGTGCCTCCGGCGTTGGCCTTGCCATTGCTAAGCTCTGCCGCAGCAAGGGCATGAAGCTGCTCCTTGTCGATCGCAACGCCGAGGCtctggaaaaggcaaaagctGAAGTtggctcatcttcatcagatGTAGCCACTTCGGTCCTTGATGTGAGCAAGCTTGAAGGCTGGGCGTCACTCCGCGACCAAGCTGCCAAGACGTTTGGTTCAATCGAGCTTCTTGTTTTAAACGCGGGCGTGGGCGCCAGAGGGACATGGGGAGATGACGACTACTTTAGAACT GTCCTCGAGACGAATCTATTTGGCGTAATCAATGGTATCAACACCTTCCTCCCGGtagttcaagaagctgccaaaagTCGGCCCACTTCCGTTGTCATCACAGGCAGCAAACAGGGCATCACCAACCCTCCAGGAAACGCTGCATACAATGCGTCTAAATCTGCTGTCAAGACCCTTGCAGAGCATCTCAGCTGGGACCTGCGAGACACCAAGACCAGTGTACACCTTCTTGTCCCGGGTTGGACATTCACAGGCATG ACTGGGGGCGGCCAGACCAAAGAGAAGCCGGCGGGAGCGTGGGCGCCGGAGCAAGTCGCCGACTTCTTGTATAAGAAGATGGAACAGGACAAATTCTACGTTATCTGCCCAGATAACGAAACCTCCGAGGAAACAGACAAGAAGCGAATGCTGTGGAGCACTGGAGACATTATCAAAGAGCGACCACCGCTTACGCGCTGGCGACCGGAGTGGAAGGAGGAAGCAACAGAGACAATTGCAAAGACTAAAGTCTAA
- a CDS encoding uncharacterized protein (EggNog:ENOG41~TransMembrane:1 (o280-301i)), whose amino-acid sequence MQTTSSIAPASATRVNLGPLPTAFSPPSDCTSLRYINNNVVFMGAAIGYGCYEVHTSTMPCIAEDTSKRDGVARCTLDIHGMDAGGGFCQSLPSSSPNEACMVMTSISHRDFSLTQSCYPPKFASFLAPTDYDIGKWASQPPIYSPGLACPSGYSPTCTIERIEGVTNSVATATATNADNVIWSMLNDGETAIGCCPSNYACDPNSPHLCISTPHLGDIIALTNEVSCSSGATASQNPTALTAEAIRILLVRSSDPTSSLSSSSTNNPSPGKAPQNGEKIAIGVAVPLAVIPIGAVVFYLLRRRRRLRKQVSDQEGLAEGDNSGSGQKAELPGSISGAISGPKGVAYQKPELDNMAITILPELAGDPPCDTIQELHGNSITVTPTATTTTTTVSKPHGPVSDSAIGEDGQNNPIGALSGADPGSTSELGLWNWNNSDTLSGTNESSEHPAADGHHSN is encoded by the exons ATGCAAACCACCTCTTCAAtagctccagcttcagcaactCGAGTGAATCTAGGTCCGCTACCAACAGCCTTCAGTCCACCCAGTGACTGCACCTCGTTACGATACATCAATAACAATGTTGTTTTTATGGGCGCGGCCATAGGCTATGGCTGTTACGAAGTTCATACTTCAACTATGCCATGCATCGCCGAGGACACCAGCAAGCGAGATGGAGTAGCTCGGTGCACACTCGACATACATGGAATGGATGCTGGTGGTGGATTTTGCCAGTCACTCCCATCTTCCAGTCCAAATGAAGCCTGTATGGTTATGACGAGTATTAGCCATCGTGATTTTTCTCTTACTCAGTCATGCTATCCTCCCAAGTTCGCTTCGTTTCTTGCTCCAACGGACTATGACATTGGAAAGTGGGCTTCACAGCCCCCGATATACTCCCCCGGTCTTGCTTGCCCTTCCGGGTATTCCCCTACGTGTACTATAGAGCGCATCGAAGGGGTTACGAACTCGGTGGCGACAGCCACAGCGACAAATGCTGACAATGTCATCTGGAGCATGCTGAACGACGGCGAAACCGCCATAGGCTGCTGTCCATC TAATTACGCCTGCGATCCAAACTCTCCGCATCTTTGCATCTCGACACCACATTTGGGCGATATAATTGCGTTAACAAACGAAGTATCCTGTTCCAGCGGTGCAACGGCATCTCAAAACCCCACCGCCCTAACAGCCGAAGCCATAAGAATACTTTTGGTCAGGTCGAGTGATCCAACGTCGTCTCTCAGTAGTTCATCGACCAACAACCCATCACCGGGCAAAGCTCCTCAGAATGGAGAAAAGATCGCAATTGGAGTAGCAGTTCCTTTGGCCGTTATTCCAATAGGCGCGGTGGTCTTCTACCTCCTAAGACGTAGGAGAAGACTACGGAAACAGGTATCAGATCAAGAAGGTTTAGCTGAAGGAGACAACTCAGGCTCAGGCCAGAAGGCGGAACTTCCAGGCAGTATTTCTGGCGCCATTTCTGGGCCAAAGGGCGTTGCCTATCAGAAACCTGAGCTCGACAATATGGCTATCACGATTTTACCTGAGCTAGCTGGCGACCCGCCTTGCGATACGATACAGGAGCTACACGGTAATAGTATTACGGTAACGCCAACCGCTACTACTACAACAACGACGGTCTCCAAGCCTCATGGCCCAGTTAGTGACAGCGCTattggagaagatggccaaaaCAATCCAATTGGCGCTTTGTCTGGCGCGGATCCTGGCAGTACCTCAGAATTAGGGCTATGGAATTGGAATAATTCCGACACGCTGAGTGGAACTAATGAATCATCCGAACATCCAGCAGCCGATGGGCATCATAGTAACTAG
- a CDS encoding uncharacterized protein (EggNog:ENOG41~TransMembrane:6 (i32-56o229-248i269-294o306-327i339-361o390-411i)), whose product MALPLRNRFYARAGENKLPLSHPEVAVARPKFFGAALLNFVLYILLFFCLFCYLYGSLFQQVPRTHNIHILWVDYDGGIIGDAVRNAYSSLQSHQFPSLIEKTASQFPTPGDLREAVCRSHYWAALFTSPGASVNLAQAIAGTNTSVYNTSDVLTFIWNEAKYPTIVDGAISTNLHTLADAARVSFIALNGSSAFQTIPPNNSAALSAFANPWTLASINIRPTIQGTRAVYNTISFVLVLIEDFFFLATFNGLYNQFKIFLRIGPERIIIVRTAISLTFTMVSAMVNSAAIWAFKANWGVTAGQWALSWLTLWLFAHANFLLFDTFTIWIPPQFISMSLVTWIVMNITSIVFPFSVMSPFYRLGYALPAHAAYEILTDIWSNGCNPHLSYALPVLFAYEVLGLIATSIGVYKRCHNAVIVEETTKEAMRLRVEAAIKAERRRNSLAGQESREKRARRTPTGQSSHVTGDAGTLEDQSNDATEDEDFEDLEEVETQIERMRSRASALSNVGPAFRLIGSND is encoded by the coding sequence ATGGCACTGCCATTAAGGAACAGGTTCTATGCTCGCGCTGGCGAGAATAAacttcctctttctcatccAGAGGTTGCGGTAGCACGGCCCAAATTCTTTGGCGCGGCGTTGCTGAACTTTGTTCTGTAcattcttttgtttttctgcctcttttgcTATTTATATGGGTCCCTCTTTCAGCAAGTTCCTCGAACACACAACATTCACATCTTGTGGGTCGATTATGATGGCGGAATCATTGGGGATGCCGTGCGAAATGCGTACAGCTCTTTACAGTCACACCAATTTCCCTCTTTAATTGAGAAAACCGCTTCGCAATTCCCTACTCCAGGCGACTTGAGGGAAGCTGTTTGCAGATCGCACTATTGGGCCGCCCTGTTTACATCTCCCGGGGCTTCTGTCAATTTGGCTCAAGCCATTGCTGGAACTAACACATCTGTATATAACACGTCAGACGTGCTCACATTCATCTGGAATGAAGCCAAATATCCTACTATTGTGGACGGTGCCATCTCGACGAACCTTCACACGCTGGCTGATGCCGCACGCGTTTCTTTCATCGCTCTCAATGGCTCCTCTGCTTTCCAAACAATTCCGCCCAACAACTCTGCTGCTCTGTCTGCCTTTGCGAATCCCTGGACCCTGGCGTCAATCAACATCAGGCCGACGATTCAAGGCACTCGTGCGGTCTACAACACGATATCTTTTGTCTTGGTTCTCATTgaggatttcttcttccttgctaCATTCAATGGGCTATATAACCAATTCAAAATCTTTTTGCGAATAGGACCGGAACGAATCATCATTGTTCGCACCGCCATCTCTCTTACATTCACCATGGTCAGCGCAATGGTGAATTCTGCTGCCATCTGGGCGTTCAAGGCGAACTGGGGTGTCACAGCAGGTCAATGGGCCCTCAGTTGGCTGACTTTATGGCTATTCGCCCACGCCAACTTTCTCCTATTCGACACTTTCACCATCTGGATTCCTCCACAGTTTATATCAATGTCCCTCGTCACTTGGATTGTGATGAACATCACGTCAATCGTATTTCCATTCAGCGTAATGTCACCCTTTTATCGCTTGGGATACGCACTGCCTGCACACGCAGCCTATGAAATCCTTACCGACATCTGGTCCAACGGCTGCAATCCGCATCTATCTTACGCTCTACCAGTCTTATTTGCATACGAAGTACTTGGGCTTATCGCGACTAGTATAGGCGTATACAAACGTTGCCACAATGCTGTGATAGTGGAAGAGACTACCAAAGAGGCTATGCGATTACGAGTAGAGGCAGCGATCAAGGCAGAGCGCAGGCGCAACTCGTTAGCGGGACAAGAAAGTCGCGAAAAGCGCGCTCGAAGAACCCCTACAGGACAATCATCCCATGTTACTGGCGATGCGGGTACTTTGGAGGATCAAAGCAACGACGCCACTGAAGACGAGGACTTTGAAGACCTTGAAGAGGTCGAAACTCAAATTGAGAGAATGCGATCGAGAGCATCCGCGCTGTCCAATGTTGGCCCAGCCTTTCGTCTTATCGGCTCAAATGATTAA
- a CDS encoding uncharacterized protein (EggNog:ENOG41~TransMembrane:14 (i68-91o103-123i135-152o158-182i194-219o225-245i277-298o304-326i346-364o384-403i415-432o438-460i472-499o550-569i)), translated as MGLFSRVAPEGEIATAVPDIADEKGRGQKDPAQISEEPDLSSGGDEHVQGGVQKIEAAAQVWSTRSMVGAYIIIWLIYFITSIEEVVTGALNPFVTSSFQQHSLTAATGIMASLFGGLTKLPLAKILDTWGRPQGLLLMLLIWVVGFVMMAGCNNVETYAAAQVFSSIGSQGVSYCITIFIADTTSLINRPLMLAFATSPYIATTFAGGPIADSVIAHIGWRWGFGIWSIVTPVVVGPLGALFIWNHVKARKQGLLTSKSGPLTFSAVKKYFIEVDIIGILILATGMALFLLSFSIYSYQAEQWRAPIIIAFIIVGGILIIAFVFYEAYLAPVKFIPVHLLMDRTVFFAGMMFFFVFANSSIWGSYFSSMLLVVWNTGITKATYIGNIYRVGSCFAALVLAYFTRITGRFKWTATLYALPLTLLGVGLMIQFRQPDSSIGYVVMTQIFVAFAGGPMVVAGEMAMMAPSDHQHIAVIMAILDLFSSIGSAIGSTIAAAIWTGTFKKNLIKNLPADAPVDSIYGNLYTQLGYPVGSEIRHGISIAYGESQRLMLITSVCFIVVGWGCTWMWRDIKLRDRKQTRGNVI; from the exons ATGGGTTTGTTTTCAAGGGTTGCCCCTGAGGGGGAAATAGCCACCGCTGTACCAGATATTGCCGACGAAAAGGGCAGAGGTCAGAAGGATCCCGCGCAGATTTCAGAGGAGCCTGACTTGAGCAGTGGCGGGGATGAACATGTTCAAGGTGGTGTCCAGAAGATTGAAGCGGCCGCACAGGTTTGGTCGACACGGAGCATGGTCGGTGCCTACATTAT TATCTGGCTCATCTACTTCATCACATCGATCGAGGAGGTTGTTACCGGCGCTCTGAATCCCTTTGTCACCAGTTCTTTTCAGCAGCATTCATTGACCGCGGCGACTGGTATCATGGCTAGCCTCTTTGGTGGACTTACCAAACTCCCACTGGCCAAGATTCTCGATACTTGGGGTAGGCCTCAGGGGCTGCTCCTTATGCTGCTGATCTGGGTTGTTGGCTTTGTCATGATGGCTGGCTGTAACAATGTTGAGACGTATGCTGCAGCTCAAGTATTTTCGTCTATCGG ATCCCAAGGCGTCAGCTACTGTAttaccatcttcatcgccgaTACCACCTCCCTTATAAACCGACCCCTGATGCTTGCCTTTGCAACATCCCCATATATCGCCACAACATTCGCTGGTGGTCCAATCGCAGACAGTGTCATTGCCCATATTGGTTGGCGATGGGGTTTCGGTATCTGGTCCATCGTGACCCCGGTTGTTGTCGGCCCTCTGGGTGCACTCTTCATCTGGAACCACGTCAAAGCTCGCAAGCAGGGGCTGCTTACATCAAAGTCCGGCCCACTCACCTTTTCCGCTGTCAAGAAATACTTTATCGAGGTGGATATCATTGGTATTCTGATCCTTGCTACGGGAATGGCCTTGTTCCtgctttccttctccatctaCTCGTACCAAGCTGAACAGTGGCGTGCGCCAATCATCATTGCTTTCATCATCGTTGGCGGCATTCTCATCATTGCCTTTGTGTTCTACGAGGCATACCTAGCGCCTGTCAAGTTCATCCCGGTACACTTGCTGATGGATCGGACCGTCTTCTTCGCGGGCATGATGTTCTTCTTCGTGTTTGCCAACTCTTCAATCTGGGGCAGCTATTTCAGCTCCATGCTGCTTGTTGTCTGGAACACTGGTATTACCAAAGCGACTTACATCGGTAACATTTACCGCGTCGGCTCATGCTTCGCAGCTCTTGTCCTTGCCTACTTTACCCGCATCACTGGCAGGTTCAAGTGGACTGCGACTTTGTATGCCCTTCCTCTCACTCTTCTTGGTGTTGGACTCATGATACAGTTCCGACAACCCGATTCGAGCATCGGCTACGTCGTCATGACTCAAATCTTTGTTGCTTTCGCTGGTGGTCCCATGGTAGTCGCTGGAgagatggccatgatggctcCTTCGGATCATCAGCACATTGCCGTTATTATGGCCATCCTTGACCTCTTTTCTAGCATTGGTAGCGCCATCGGATCAACaattgccgccgccatctggACGGGCACATTCAAGAAGAACTTGATCAAGAATCTTCCGGCTGATGCTCCCGTGGACTCAATCTACGGCAACCTCTACACCCAGCTAGGATATCCCGTTGGTTCGGAAATCCGACATGGCATTTCCATTGCATACGGAGAGTCTCAGCGCCTCATGCTCATCACGAGTGTATGCTTTATCGTGGTTGGTTGGGGATGTACGTGGATGTGGCGAGACATTAAGCTTCGTGATCGTAAACAGACGCGTGGCAATGTCATCTGA
- a CDS encoding uncharacterized protein (EggNog:ENOG41~SECRETED:SignalP(1-18)), with protein sequence MKTTTLLAAASVAGVVAAQSLSDYFPKCSVDCLEEATKQATSCSTTDAVCFCVQSNYEAIYNSGLACVLKDCGNDVAVDKVLPAAIQFCSAASSSASAAATATAAGESTSTTAATTPKTTHATQTTETAETTAPQTTSSALPTTTGAVSSNTAASGRPASTTRATTSLSTAAAGAAKPLVTAAMIIAGAVAMI encoded by the exons ATGAAGACAACTACACTcctcgctgccgcctccGTGGCTGGCGTTGTAGCGGCACAGAGTCTATCAGACTATTTTCCCAAGTGTTCCGTAGACTGTCTTGAAGAGGCGACTAAGCAGGCAACCTCCTGCTCGACAACTGACGCAGTCTGCTTCTGCGTTCAGAGCAACTACGAGGCCATCTACAACTCGGGACTTGCGTGTGTTCTCAAAGACTGTGGCAATGATGTTGCCGTCG ACAAGGTCCTCCCCGCTGCTATCCAGTTTTGCTCCGCCGCTTCTTCGTCCGCGTCTGCAGCGGCTACAGCCACAGCCGCGGGTGAATCTACATCGACTACCGCGGCCACAACTCCAAAGACGACGCACGCGACTCAGACCACGGAGACAGCGGAGACGACAGCTCCACAGACGACATCATCTGCATTGCCCACGACTACCGGAGCTGTAAGCTCGAATACCGCGGCATCCGGTAGGCCTGCGTCGACTACGCGCGCCACGACTTCGCTGAGCACTGCCGCTGCGGGTGCTGCGAAGCCACTGGTCACGGCGGCAATGATTATTGCCGGCGCAGTGGCAATGATTTAA